From Danaus plexippus chromosome 11, MEX_DaPlex, whole genome shotgun sequence, the proteins below share one genomic window:
- the LOC116765902 gene encoding MAP/microtubule affinity-regulating kinase 3 isoform X4, producing MVVGESKRTANIMDGIENTGDVRLHDHRLRLKQRFDIVRKLGQGTYGKVQLGINKKTGQEVAIKTIKKCKIETEADLIRIRREVQIMSSVRHPNIVHIYEVFENSEKMILVMEYCSGGELYDYLSQKKVLEEDEARRLFRQIATAVYYCHIHKICHRDLKLENVLLDDTGSAKIADFGLSNVFKETSLLSTFCGSPLYASPEIVKGTPYIGPEVDCWSLGVLLYTLVYGAMPFDGSNFKRLVRQISNGDYYEPKNPSTASPLIRDMLTVDPLKRADIAYICDHPWVNTGCQTSCLEMAEALAAETPVRLDLLLSLAPAAPSSSNSVVVPPEADLGTEESCTDLTSSTSMAVEPSNSAEKRILELVAEGGEDAIKPSPTRTLVSADHKRKMDSLKDRVASCASMGPTPPVLPEEDTKLESPSADNIEDELQAVQSTLKTSATITIAPAPVQTQEIHEPVKNIEPSLEEQKEKQKQKVIKKVSPQKVEEKHNKVEETKEEKPALVPQVDKITAVSTPQVAAMPSPTNVPAKPKKLSIGGHVGNFKEQFERRASLTTAPDIKRNVTKPVVSKIAKPKAQSEDRELSAKSPDTGSVRLQQIGIEPSQSSSNTTEPRETRGVLKTESEPAHCNTRVDPAALLQDARRSLQNSMAKLTEERLGEDSRRRAARDIISSAIRTGKPPVPYGRSSSAGVASLVSPPSTPPAPTATNAASPRVFRTEAMHRVEDHRPRGMSVERIIPITMSGEEQPPRGSVTPVSPPASLTSPTSGRVTQTPIRRLTSSDSTTASEAGGEPIKKSAREFIIPIAVEGKGYVTPRQRSLEPDTATHRRTRPRRMGSLVSGGESEEEDDAHMHRLRSTRAARAESVSSGEEDEEDEGFHLLTAENLFSTLLHRVRALTQRLNGEEGPGFQHPHSLFNNLQSPFFNSPHLPRRHLLREGWGSRDLHAPFESLFSSRPSRVGLRVTLHAPTKSTLHSGSGAHKPQPTSDTQQ from the exons ATGGTGGTGGGTGAGAGCAAACGCACCGCCAACATCATGGACGGCATCGAGAACACTGGCGACGTTCGTCTCCACGACCATCGACTGCGTCTCAAACAGAG atttgatATAGTAAGGAAATTGGGGCAGGGGACATATGGGAAGGTCCAGCTAGGTATCAACAAGAAGACAGGACAGGAAGTGGCTATTAAGACTATAAAGAAATGCAAGATTGAGACTGAGGCTGACCTTATCCGCATACGGAGGGAGGTTCAGATCATGTCTTCCGTCAGACATCCGAACATTGTACACATATATGAAG TATTCGAGAACAGTGAAAAGATGATTTTGGTCATGGAATATTGTTCCGGCGGTGAACTCTACGACTACCTTAGTCAGAAAAAAGTATTAGAAGAAGACGAAGCCAGAAG GTTATTCCGGCAGATAGCAACAGCTGTATATTACTGTCATATACATAAGATATGTCatagagatttaaaattagaaaatgtGTTGTTAGATGACACAGGTAGTGCCAAG ATTGCCGATTTCGGTCTTTCAAACGTTTTTAAGGAGACTTCACTGCTGTCAACATTTTGCGGATCCCCACTGTATGCTTCACCCGAAATAGTCAAAGGAACTCCATACATCGGACCTgag GTCGATTGTTGGTCACTGGGAGTTTTATTATACACTCTAGTGTATGGAGCTATGCCTTTCGACGGTTCAAATTTCAAACGTCTGGTCAGACAGATAAGCAACGGCGATTACTATGAGCCTAAGAATCCatcaa CGGCGTCCCCACTAATAAGGGACATGCTGACGGTGGATCCACTGAAACGTGCTGATATCGCATACATATGTGATCACCC GTGGGTGAACACCGGCTGCCAGACGTCATGTCTTGAGATGGCGGAGGCCCTGGCGGCGGAGACTCCAGTGAGACTTGACCTGCTCCTGTCTCTGGCGCCCGCAGCTCCCTCCAGCTCTAACAGTGTCGTTGTACCCCCTGag GCTGATTTGGGCACAGAAGAGAGTTGTACCGACCTTACCAGTTCAACATCCATGGCGGTCGAACCGAGCAACTCGGCTGAGAAGAGGATATTGGAATTAGTTGCGG AGGGTGGCGAGGATGCCATTAAGCCGTCACCCACGCGCACCCTGGTGTCGGCTGACCACAAGAGGAAAATGGACTCGCTCAAGGACAGAGTCGCCAG ttgtGCCAGTATGGGACCCACGCCCCCAGTACTACCCGAGGAGGACACTAAGTTAGAGTCACCGTCTGCAGATAACATCGAAGATGag TTACAGGCTGTCCAGTCCACTCTCAAAACATCGGCCACGATTACAATAGCGCCGGCTCCGGTGCAAACTCAAGAGATACACGAACCTGTCAAGAATATCGAACCATCTCTAGAAGAACAGAAGGAGAAACAAAAACAGAAAGTCATCAAGAAGGTGTCCCCGCAGAAGGTCGAGGAGAAACACAATAAAGTTGAAGAGACTAAG GAAGAAAAGCCAGCTCTAGTGCCCCAAGTGGATAAAATCACAGCGGTGTCAACACCACAAGTCGCGGCTATGCCGTCTCCGACGAACGTGCCGGCTAAACCTAAGAAATTGTCTATAG GTGGTCACGTGGGCAACTTTAAAGAACAGTTTGAGAGGCGCGCTTCACTGACCACGGCGCCGGATATTAAGAGGAATGTAACGAAACCTG TTGTCTCCAAGATCGCTAAGCCTAAGGCTCAGAGCGAAGACCGCGAGCTGAGCGCCAAGTCGCCCGACACCGGCTCCGTGAGGCTGCAGCAGATTGGTATTGAACCATCACAG TCGTCTTCAAACACGACCGAGCCTCGCGAGACACGCGGCGTGTTGAAGACGGAGAGCGAGCCAGCGCACTGCAACACTAGGGTCGACCCCGCGGCTCTGCTGCAGGACGCTAGAag GAGTCTTCAGAACTCAATGGCAAAGTTGACGGAGGAGAGACTGGGTGAAGACAGTCGAAGACGCGCGGCGCGGGACATTATATCATCAGCTATACGCACAG GCAAGCCGCCCGTCCCGTACGGTCGTTCGTCGTCAGCGGGCGTGGCGAGTCTGGTGTCGCCTCCTAGCACTCCGCCCGCGCCGACCGCTACTAACGCCGCCTCGCCGCGGGTCTTCAGGACGGAGGCCATGCATCGCGTAGAAGATCACAGACCCAG GGGCATGTCTGTGGAGCGTATCATACCTATAACGATGTCTGGCGAGGAGCAACCGCCACGTGGCTCGGTGACGCCGGTGTCGCCGCCAGCGTCACTCACGTCGCCCACCAGCGGCAGGGTCACACAGACGCCGATCAG acgtTTGACGTCGTCGGATTCTACGACGGCCAGCGAGGCGGGTGGGGAGCCGATCAAGAAGTCGGCCCGCGAGTTCATCATACCCATCGCGGTGGAGGGTAAGGGGTACGTGACACCCAGGCAACGAAGCCTCGAACCTGACACGGCCACGCACCGACGAACCAGACCGCGCCGCATGGG AAGCCTCGTGAGCGGCGGCGAGTCTGAGGAAGAGGACGACGCTCACATGCACAGGCTGAG GTCGACCCGCGCCGCCCGCGCCGAGTCCGTCAGCTCCGGTGAAGAGGACGAGGAGGACGAAGGCTTCCATCTCCTCACAGCCGAGAATCTTTTCTCCACTTTACTACATAGA GTCCGCGCTCTCACCCAGCGTCTGAACGGCGAGGAAGGTCCGGGCTTCCAACACCCACACTCGCTGTTCAACAATCTGCAGTCGCCGTTCTTCAACAG CCCGCATTTACCTCGACGACATCTTTT GCGCGAGGGCTGGGGCAGTCGTGATCTTCACGCCCCGTTCGAGTCTCTGTTCTCTTCGCGACCCTCTCGAG TTGGGTTGCGCGTTACACTGCATGCCCCGACCAAATCTACACTCCACAGCGGCTCCGGCGCACACAAACCACAACCCACCTCCGACACGCAGCAATAG
- the LOC116765902 gene encoding uncharacterized protein LOC116765902 isoform X2, whose amino-acid sequence MVVGESKRTANIMDGIENTGDVRLHDHRLRLKQRFDIVRKLGQGTYGKVQLGINKKTGQEVAIKTIKKCKIETEADLIRIRREVQIMSSVRHPNIVHIYEVFENSEKMILVMEYCSGGELYDYLSQKKVLEEDEARRLFRQIATAVYYCHIHKICHRDLKLENVLLDDTGSAKIADFGLSNVFKETSLLSTFCGSPLYASPEIVKGTPYIGPEVDCWSLGVLLYTLVYGAMPFDGSNFKRLVRQISNGDYYEPKNPSTASPLIRDMLTVDPLKRADIAYICDHPWVNTGCQTSCLEMAEALAAETPVRLDLLLSLAPAAPSSSNSVVVPPEADLGTEESCTDLTSSTSMAVEPSNSAEKRILELVAEGGEDAIKPSPTRTLVSADHKRKMDSLKDRVASCASMGPTPPVLPEEDTKLESPSADNIEDEAVQSTLKTSATITIAPAPVQTQEIHEPVKNIEPSLEEQKEKQKQKVIKKVSPQKVEEKHNKVEETKEEKPALVPQVDKITAVSTPQVAAMPSPTNVPAKPKKLSIGGHVGNFKEQFERRASLTTAPDIKRNVTKPVVSKIAKPKAQSEDRELSAKSPDTGSVRLQQIGIEPSQSSSNTTEPRETRGVLKTESEPAHCNTRVDPAALLQDARRSLQNSMAKLTEERLGEDSRRRAARDIISSAIRTGKPPVPYGRSSSAGVASLVSPPSTPPAPTATNAASPRVFRTEAMHRVEDHRPRGMSVERIIPITMSGEEQPPRGSVTPVSPPASLTSPTSGRVTQTPIRRLTSSDSTTASEAGGEPIKKSAREFIIPIAVEGKGYVTPRQRSLEPDTATHRRTRPRRMGSLVSGGESEEEDDAHMHRLRSTRAARAESVSSGEEDEEDEGFHLLTAENLFSTLLHRVRALTQRLNGEEGPGFQHPHSLFNNLQSPFFNSPHLPRRHLLREGWGSRDLHAPFESLFSSRPSRGSNKKTGKHRPQPTHNTEASTEALDLSDLDLTSIEFSEREMAALSGLTPALSRRLQRQLLAHLPPRAAARLRRTLSLHSPATDSTISGPTSSSPTTTCSAATSPTSGIIGSSTDRPPYTRCRSAGQAEDTSIDHNETIALERPSGIENETVLDDLKSESHSDLPVSQFCTLPRLRRRSSVMAEAKSPSDVINDSAQILERPSQESTSSKVGSVRCTPERPLLSKYLAPERNHSLDETCSLESGSILSDPSYIAAYGPSNVGNASGLGFRRHSLRLSGEQGKKRISRFLRSDFFDTPADENLYAKHKKEKELETQKILKEIREKKNKSLECAKSPTETNEFRFGVKDESSVKKCLSPVGNLLLKDRSRSNTPFFPILDNIKESALDSTSIQPLKVIPQETDELVCKDKIKESTLTNESKMMRPKSYPIKNLDSYDDANKNAVSLEISDKSQNIIEEKKVSKESKLMRPKSYPTGSPSPEKIYINRNTKKDETNDFKDIDNGKENKPDIEVSFNLTLPKKTKPIVKNSDTIKKVEDPNNENKKDIEPTLHLKRYQIVNELKPENKDAKVNQSNPIDTTTKVKKSLMLKDDTKTTATDNQTDDKKCVKKKVVKRVSSKSKTDLSISDSNEPKPTVEKKKVTKKIKDKSCDDSKTTVTKKRSVLQSIGHKLEKFASSKSNSPEKTCNNSNITGGLSKTSSASNRTQREQSVPAIVDPPTESNLLKRAVTITDVAALDNNQNNSIQNKTTVSKVLGLFKKFETKEKITEPISEYKVPENSGNGTNLIKNSNTSKSNVDSEEKAKRPTSLLLNGLGRKNRYSRSSSDDNSKEIVENEDQQVLKKKEADTKNIRNTLRLDFSRLPRVKKIVPTNPVIEPQIFNNSDIEKDTDIIEKNGIVNDHKSNVDLSDTQTRSRSRSRSTYSNSDIKSDLGVKEKKVVSDVPLPHCNVRSHESVTPEKEDIVDRIRRKSFYSRFNEKKQRRKSNLVGPGAVEYDPLARIHSQVSESKYDTSPTSPGTYDLSPGLSVGSDVSPSAERYRSLLTDLSLNTRNNSRYDGGNEKIDMYRSLDRNDFRKYPSSKSYLDYEQPLSYNPNRYSRTKSLFDSSDASEDYNTFVLPRETQKYNRTNSLFSPGSYATYRPKRTRNSAIILKESEKEPSPENILDKIRQRKISISVTRKPDVEKESTPRSNISPKGESDGSERSTKID is encoded by the exons ATGGTGGTGGGTGAGAGCAAACGCACCGCCAACATCATGGACGGCATCGAGAACACTGGCGACGTTCGTCTCCACGACCATCGACTGCGTCTCAAACAGAG atttgatATAGTAAGGAAATTGGGGCAGGGGACATATGGGAAGGTCCAGCTAGGTATCAACAAGAAGACAGGACAGGAAGTGGCTATTAAGACTATAAAGAAATGCAAGATTGAGACTGAGGCTGACCTTATCCGCATACGGAGGGAGGTTCAGATCATGTCTTCCGTCAGACATCCGAACATTGTACACATATATGAAG TATTCGAGAACAGTGAAAAGATGATTTTGGTCATGGAATATTGTTCCGGCGGTGAACTCTACGACTACCTTAGTCAGAAAAAAGTATTAGAAGAAGACGAAGCCAGAAG GTTATTCCGGCAGATAGCAACAGCTGTATATTACTGTCATATACATAAGATATGTCatagagatttaaaattagaaaatgtGTTGTTAGATGACACAGGTAGTGCCAAG ATTGCCGATTTCGGTCTTTCAAACGTTTTTAAGGAGACTTCACTGCTGTCAACATTTTGCGGATCCCCACTGTATGCTTCACCCGAAATAGTCAAAGGAACTCCATACATCGGACCTgag GTCGATTGTTGGTCACTGGGAGTTTTATTATACACTCTAGTGTATGGAGCTATGCCTTTCGACGGTTCAAATTTCAAACGTCTGGTCAGACAGATAAGCAACGGCGATTACTATGAGCCTAAGAATCCatcaa CGGCGTCCCCACTAATAAGGGACATGCTGACGGTGGATCCACTGAAACGTGCTGATATCGCATACATATGTGATCACCC GTGGGTGAACACCGGCTGCCAGACGTCATGTCTTGAGATGGCGGAGGCCCTGGCGGCGGAGACTCCAGTGAGACTTGACCTGCTCCTGTCTCTGGCGCCCGCAGCTCCCTCCAGCTCTAACAGTGTCGTTGTACCCCCTGag GCTGATTTGGGCACAGAAGAGAGTTGTACCGACCTTACCAGTTCAACATCCATGGCGGTCGAACCGAGCAACTCGGCTGAGAAGAGGATATTGGAATTAGTTGCGG AGGGTGGCGAGGATGCCATTAAGCCGTCACCCACGCGCACCCTGGTGTCGGCTGACCACAAGAGGAAAATGGACTCGCTCAAGGACAGAGTCGCCAG ttgtGCCAGTATGGGACCCACGCCCCCAGTACTACCCGAGGAGGACACTAAGTTAGAGTCACCGTCTGCAGATAACATCGAAGATGag GCTGTCCAGTCCACTCTCAAAACATCGGCCACGATTACAATAGCGCCGGCTCCGGTGCAAACTCAAGAGATACACGAACCTGTCAAGAATATCGAACCATCTCTAGAAGAACAGAAGGAGAAACAAAAACAGAAAGTCATCAAGAAGGTGTCCCCGCAGAAGGTCGAGGAGAAACACAATAAAGTTGAAGAGACTAAG GAAGAAAAGCCAGCTCTAGTGCCCCAAGTGGATAAAATCACAGCGGTGTCAACACCACAAGTCGCGGCTATGCCGTCTCCGACGAACGTGCCGGCTAAACCTAAGAAATTGTCTATAG GTGGTCACGTGGGCAACTTTAAAGAACAGTTTGAGAGGCGCGCTTCACTGACCACGGCGCCGGATATTAAGAGGAATGTAACGAAACCTG TTGTCTCCAAGATCGCTAAGCCTAAGGCTCAGAGCGAAGACCGCGAGCTGAGCGCCAAGTCGCCCGACACCGGCTCCGTGAGGCTGCAGCAGATTGGTATTGAACCATCACAG TCGTCTTCAAACACGACCGAGCCTCGCGAGACACGCGGCGTGTTGAAGACGGAGAGCGAGCCAGCGCACTGCAACACTAGGGTCGACCCCGCGGCTCTGCTGCAGGACGCTAGAag GAGTCTTCAGAACTCAATGGCAAAGTTGACGGAGGAGAGACTGGGTGAAGACAGTCGAAGACGCGCGGCGCGGGACATTATATCATCAGCTATACGCACAG GCAAGCCGCCCGTCCCGTACGGTCGTTCGTCGTCAGCGGGCGTGGCGAGTCTGGTGTCGCCTCCTAGCACTCCGCCCGCGCCGACCGCTACTAACGCCGCCTCGCCGCGGGTCTTCAGGACGGAGGCCATGCATCGCGTAGAAGATCACAGACCCAG GGGCATGTCTGTGGAGCGTATCATACCTATAACGATGTCTGGCGAGGAGCAACCGCCACGTGGCTCGGTGACGCCGGTGTCGCCGCCAGCGTCACTCACGTCGCCCACCAGCGGCAGGGTCACACAGACGCCGATCAG acgtTTGACGTCGTCGGATTCTACGACGGCCAGCGAGGCGGGTGGGGAGCCGATCAAGAAGTCGGCCCGCGAGTTCATCATACCCATCGCGGTGGAGGGTAAGGGGTACGTGACACCCAGGCAACGAAGCCTCGAACCTGACACGGCCACGCACCGACGAACCAGACCGCGCCGCATGGG AAGCCTCGTGAGCGGCGGCGAGTCTGAGGAAGAGGACGACGCTCACATGCACAGGCTGAG GTCGACCCGCGCCGCCCGCGCCGAGTCCGTCAGCTCCGGTGAAGAGGACGAGGAGGACGAAGGCTTCCATCTCCTCACAGCCGAGAATCTTTTCTCCACTTTACTACATAGA GTCCGCGCTCTCACCCAGCGTCTGAACGGCGAGGAAGGTCCGGGCTTCCAACACCCACACTCGCTGTTCAACAATCTGCAGTCGCCGTTCTTCAACAG CCCGCATTTACCTCGACGACATCTTTT GCGCGAGGGCTGGGGCAGTCGTGATCTTCACGCCCCGTTCGAGTCTCTGTTCTCTTCGCGACCCTCTCGAG GCAGTAATAAGAAAACCGGCAAGCACCGACCGCAACCCACGCATAACACGGAGGCGTCAACCGAGGCGCTAGACCTCTCAGACCTGGACTTGACCTCGATAGAATTCTCGGAGCGCGAGATGGCGGCGCTGTCGGGCCTCACACCGGCGTTATCGCGCCGTCTGCAGAGGCAGCTCTTGGCGCACTTGCCGCCGCGGGCCGCCGCACGTCTAAGACGCACGCTGTCTCTACATTCGCCCGCCACCGACTCTACAATCTCTGGTCCTACCTCTAGCAGCCCCACTACCACCTGCTCCGCAGCTACCAGCCCTACGTCCGGTATTATTGGCTCTTCGACTGACCGTCCGCCGTATACGCGATGCCGCTCCGCCGGTCAAGCCGAAGACACGAGCATCGATCACAACGAAACAATAGCACTCGAACGTCCCTCCGGAATCGAAAACGAGACAGTTCTTGACGACTTAAAATCTGAATCACACTCTGACCTGCCCGTATCTCAATTTTGCACACTACCTCGCTTGCGACGACGGTCTTCCGTAATGGCCGAAGCTAAATCTCCTAGCGATGTCATAAACGATAGCGCGCAAATTCTGGAACGACCGTCTCAAGAATCTACTAGCTCTAAAGTTGGTAGTGTGCGTTGCACCCCAGAACGTCCTCTACTCAGTAAATATCTAGCGCCGGAGCGAAATCACTCGTTAGACGAAACCTGTTCATTGGAAAGTGGAAGCATACTTTCTGACCCCAGTTACATTGCTGCTTATGGCCCATCTAATGTAGGAAATGCTTCCGGTCTTGGCTTTAGAAGACACTCGCTCAGATTGAGCGGTGAACAAGGTAAAAAACGCATCTCGAGGTTTCTTCGTTCTGATTTCTTTGACACCCCAGCTGACGAAAACTTATACGCTAAgcataaaaaagaaaaggaGCTAGAAacgcaaaaaatattaaaagaaatacgggaaaagaaaaataaatctttggaATGCGCCAAAAGTCCCACGGAAACCAATGAATTTAGGTTTGGTGTGAAAGACGAAAGTTCCGTTAAAAAATGTCTTTCCCCTGTGGGAAACTTGTTATTAAAAGATCGTAGCAGATCTAATACCCCATTCTTTCctattttagataatattaaagaaagcGCTCTAGATTCTACTTCCATTCAACCTCTTAAAGTAATACCGCAGGAGACCGATGAACTAgtatgtaaagataaaattaaagaaagtaCTTTAACTAACGAATCAAAAATGATGAGGCCAAAGAGTTatccaattaaaaatttgGATTCCTATGACGATGCTAATAAAAATGCCGTATCATTGGAAATCTCTGATAAATCTCAAAATATAATCGAGGAGAAGAAAGTCAGTAAGGAATCTAAATTAATGCGACCAAAAAGTTATCCTACGGGCAGTCCTTCACcagaaaagatttatattaatcgtAATACTAAAAAAGATGAAACGAATGATTTTAAGGATATCGATAATGGCAAAGAAAATAAGCCCGACATAGAAGTGAGTTTTAATCTAACGCTCCCGAAAAAAACCAAAccaattgttaaaaattcagATACAATTAAGAAAGTTGAAGATccaaacaatgaaaataaaaaagatatagaaCCAACGTTGCATCTAAAGAGATATCAAATCGTTAATGAACTTAAACCGGAGAATAAGGATGCTAAGGTTAATCAAAGCAACCCAATTGATACCACTACAAAAGTTAAGAAAAGTTTGATGCTAAAAGATGACACTAAAACTACCGCCACAGATAATCAAACTGATGACAAGAAGTGTGTAAAAAAGAAAGTTGTAAAACGAGTATCCTCAAAGTCTAAGACCGATTTGAGTATTTCTGATTCCAATGAACCGAAACCAACTGTCGAAAAAAAGAAAGTTAccaaaaagataaaagataaatctTGTGATGACTCTAAAACTACTGTTACAAAAAAGAGATCAGTTTTGCAATCTATTGGacataaattagaaaaattcgCTTCCTCTAaatcaaactctcctgaaAAAACATgcaataatagtaatataacaGGCGGACTATCTAAAACATCTAGCGCTTCTAACAGAACTCAGCGAGAGCAATCAGTTCCTGCCATTGTTGACCCTCCGACGGAATCGAACCTTCTAAAGAGGGCTGTAACTATCACTGACGTAGCTGCGCttgataataatcaaaataatagtatacaAAATAAGACAACCGTTTCCAAAGTCTTAGGGTTGTTTAAGAAGTTTGaaactaaagaaaaaattaccgAACCGATATCAGAGTACAAAGTACCCGAAAACTCAGGCAACggtacaaatttaattaaaaatagtaataccTCAAAATCCAATGTTGATTCCGAGGAGAAAGCTAAACGACCCACTTCTCTTTTATTAAATGGTTTAGGGCGTAAGAATAGGTATAGCAGGTCGTCTAGTGATGACAACAGTAAAGAAATAGTTGAAAACGAAGACCAGCAAGTACTTAAAAAGAAGGAAGCTGATACCAAAAATATCAGAAATACTCTAAGATTAGATTTCTCACGATTGCCAAGAGTAAAGAAAATAGTTCCTACGAATCCTGTGATAGAAcctcaaatttttaataactctgATATTGAAAAGGATACcgatattatagaaaaaaatggaATTGTAAATGACCATAAGTCGAATGTAGATTTAAGTGATACTCAAACACGCAGTCGATCTAGAAGTAGATCGACGTATTCCAATTCTGATATCAAATCAGACTTAGGTGTTAAAGAAAAGAAAGTTGTCTCTGATGTTCCTCTTCCCCACTGTAATGTACGGAGTCACGAATCGGTAACACCTGAAAAGGAAGATATCGTAGACAGGATACgtagaaaaagtttttattctcGATTCAATGAAAAGAAACAGAGGAGGAAAAGCAATTTGGTAGGACCTGGAGCAGTTGAATACGATCCATTGGCAAGAATACACTCTCAAGTATCGGAATCTAAGTATGACACATCTCCGACATCGCCGGGAACTTACGATTTATCTCCTGGACTATCAGTTGGCTCCGATGTATCGCCATCAGCAGAACGCTATAGATCTCTCTTAACAGATTTGTCATTAAACACAAGAAACAATTCCAGATACGACGGTGGGAACGAAAAAATTGATATGTACCGATCCCTCGACAGAAACGACTTCAGAAAATATCCAAGCAGCAAGAGCTATTTAGATTACGAACAACCGCTATCGTACAATCCCAACCGATATTCCAGGACGAAATCTTTGTTCGACAGTTCCGATGCCTCCGAGGATTATAATACATTCGTCCTTCCAAGAGAAACACAGAAATATAATCGGACCAATTCCCTATTCTCACCGGGCAGCTACGCCACATATAGACCCAAAAGAACCAGAAACTCCGCTATAATACTTAAGGAGAGCGAAAAAGAGCCCAGCCCCGAGAACATATTAGATAAAATACGACAGCGAAAAATATCAATCAGCGTTACGAGAAAACCAGACGTTGAGAAGGAATCGACGCCGAG ATCCAATATCTCACCAAAAGGCGAAAGCGACGGTTCAGAACGCTCTACGAAAATTGACTGA